In Massilia forsythiae, one DNA window encodes the following:
- the madM gene encoding malonate transporter subunit MadM produces MIELLEKTAKHNGLVLAFALVGLVMLVSMQLSRRLTFGRVHGSAIAIVIGLALAYWGGIQTGGKNGLADVSLFAGVGLMGGAMLRDFAIVATAFEVQVVEARKAGLVGVAALLLGTVLPFTVGASVAWAFGYRDAVSLTTIGAGAVTYIVGPVTGAAIGASSEIMALSIATGLVKAIMVMVGTPAAARFLRLRTPRSAMVFGGLAGTVSGVSAGLAATDRRLVPYGALVATFHTGLGCLLGPSLLFFATRALVG; encoded by the coding sequence ATGATCGAACTGCTGGAAAAAACCGCCAAGCACAACGGCCTGGTGCTGGCCTTCGCCCTGGTCGGCCTGGTGATGCTGGTATCGATGCAGCTGTCGCGCCGCCTGACCTTCGGCCGCGTGCACGGCTCGGCGATCGCCATCGTGATCGGCCTGGCGCTGGCCTACTGGGGCGGCATCCAGACCGGCGGCAAGAACGGCCTGGCCGACGTCTCGCTGTTCGCCGGCGTCGGCCTGATGGGCGGCGCCATGCTGCGCGACTTCGCTATCGTCGCCACCGCCTTCGAGGTGCAGGTGGTGGAAGCGCGCAAGGCCGGCCTGGTCGGCGTCGCCGCGCTGCTGCTCGGCACCGTGCTGCCCTTCACCGTCGGCGCCAGCGTAGCCTGGGCCTTCGGCTACCGCGACGCGGTCAGCCTGACCACCATCGGCGCCGGCGCCGTCACCTACATCGTCGGCCCGGTCACCGGCGCGGCCATCGGCGCCTCGTCCGAGATCATGGCGCTCAGCATCGCCACCGGCCTGGTCAAGGCGATCATGGTGATGGTCGGCACGCCGGCGGCGGCGCGCTTCCTGCGCCTGCGCACGCCGCGCTCGGCGATGGTGTTCGGCGGCCTGGCCGGCACCGTCAGCGGCGTCTCGGCCGGCCTGGCCGCCACCGACCGCCGCCTGGTGCCCTACGGCGCGCTGGTGGCCACCTTCCATACCGGCCTCGGCTGCCTGCTGGGGCCGTCGCTGCTGTTCTTCGCGACCCGTGCGCTGGTCGGCTGA
- the madL gene encoding malonate transporter subunit MadL gives MIIYGTALLAVCHLLGIFLGDLLGALLGAKTNVGGVGIAMILLICARLYMHRRGLMPEPTEMGVAFWGAMYIPVVVAMAAQQNVVSALRGGPVALLAAFATVLACAGCIALINRSERDVPDAPFGADADSNPKPGATRRA, from the coding sequence ATGATTATCTATGGAACCGCATTGCTGGCCGTATGCCACCTGCTCGGGATCTTCCTGGGCGATTTGCTGGGCGCGCTGCTCGGCGCCAAGACCAACGTCGGCGGGGTCGGCATCGCCATGATCCTGCTGATCTGCGCGCGGCTGTACATGCACCGGCGCGGGCTGATGCCGGAACCCACCGAGATGGGCGTGGCGTTCTGGGGCGCGATGTACATCCCGGTGGTGGTCGCGATGGCGGCCCAGCAGAACGTGGTCTCGGCGCTGCGCGGCGGCCCGGTGGCGCTGCTGGCCGCCTTCGCCACCGTGCTGGCCTGTGCCGGCTGCATCGCCCTGATCAACCGCAGCGAGCGCGACGTGCCGGATGCGCCGTTCGGCGCCGATGCCGACAGCAACCCCAAACCGGGCGCCACGCGCCGCGCCTGA
- the mdcE gene encoding biotin-independent malonate decarboxylase subunit gamma, with protein sequence MWLRLLTGGADALHDWPAVRVCDAPLKGQPARWIAVVPDPSNRFPRARTGEVGLVEGWQLAQAVQEVIEMDRDAAVRRPIVAVIDAPSQAYGRREEAFGIHQALAGAAGAYAEARLAGHPVIGLVVGLAMSGAFLAHGYQANRLIALDDPAVMVHAMGKASAARVTLRSVDALERLAASVPPMAYDLRSFATLGILWRVLGLTDPALPDEQDLALVHGALEDALADILADPERGLEGRLQGRHRQASRRVHALLEAQWEAAD encoded by the coding sequence ATGTGGCTGCGCCTGCTCACCGGCGGCGCCGATGCGCTGCACGACTGGCCGGCGGTGCGGGTCTGCGACGCGCCGCTGAAAGGGCAGCCGGCGCGCTGGATCGCGGTGGTGCCCGACCCATCCAACCGCTTCCCGCGCGCGCGCACCGGCGAGGTCGGCCTGGTCGAGGGCTGGCAGCTGGCGCAGGCGGTGCAGGAGGTGATCGAAATGGACCGCGACGCCGCCGTCAGGCGGCCGATCGTGGCCGTGATCGACGCGCCCAGCCAGGCCTACGGCCGGCGCGAGGAAGCCTTCGGCATCCACCAGGCGCTGGCCGGCGCCGCCGGCGCCTATGCCGAGGCGCGCCTGGCCGGCCATCCGGTGATCGGCCTGGTGGTCGGGCTGGCCATGTCGGGCGCCTTCCTGGCGCACGGCTACCAGGCCAACCGCCTGATCGCGCTGGACGACCCGGCGGTGATGGTGCACGCGATGGGCAAGGCCTCCGCCGCGCGCGTCACGCTGCGTTCGGTGGACGCGCTGGAACGGCTGGCCGCCAGCGTGCCGCCGATGGCCTACGACCTGCGCAGCTTCGCCACCCTCGGCATCCTGTGGCGCGTGCTCGGGCTGACCGATCCCGCCTTGCCGGACGAGCAGGACCTGGCGCTGGTGCACGGCGCGCTGGAAGACGCGCTGGCCGACATCCTGGCCGACCCCGAACGCGGCCTCGAAGGCCGCCTGCAGGGCCGACACCGGCAAGCCTCGCGCCGCGTGCATGCGCTGCTGGAAGCGCAATGGGAGGCCGCCGACTAG
- a CDS encoding biotin-independent malonate decarboxylase subunit beta produces the protein MSVDTVSHAVHPADSPAPAPDARIEALLRRDSFIERGARSRAGALLDAGSMRELAGPFERIASPWLAMQGLVTQSDDGVVVAKGLLAGLPTVVLAIEGAFQGGSMGEVGGAKIAGALELAARDNRRGIPTQAVILFETGGVRLQEANLGLAAIAEIHAAIVDLRRYRPVIGVSAGTVGCYGGMSIAAGLCSYLVLTREARLGLNGPQVIEQEAGVAEFDARNRALVWGLTGGEQRHATGLADACVDDDSGAIRAIVAALFARGVPAQHRSQQADVYLAALARAATEEQPTPASVRAVYPGEA, from the coding sequence ATGAGCGTCGACACCGTATCCCACGCCGTGCACCCGGCAGACAGCCCGGCGCCCGCCCCCGACGCCCGCATCGAAGCGCTGCTACGGCGCGACAGCTTCATCGAACGCGGCGCGCGCAGCCGCGCGGGGGCGCTGCTCGACGCGGGCAGCATGCGCGAACTGGCGGGGCCGTTCGAGCGCATCGCCTCGCCCTGGCTGGCCATGCAGGGCCTGGTCACCCAGTCCGACGACGGCGTGGTGGTGGCCAAGGGCTTGCTGGCCGGCCTGCCGACCGTGGTGCTGGCCATCGAGGGCGCGTTCCAGGGCGGCAGCATGGGCGAAGTCGGCGGCGCCAAGATCGCCGGCGCGCTGGAACTGGCGGCGCGCGACAACCGGCGCGGCATCCCGACCCAGGCCGTGATCCTGTTCGAGACCGGCGGCGTGCGCCTGCAGGAAGCCAACCTGGGCCTGGCGGCGATCGCCGAAATCCACGCCGCCATCGTCGACCTGCGCCGCTACCGGCCGGTGATCGGCGTCAGCGCCGGCACGGTCGGCTGCTACGGCGGCATGTCGATCGCGGCCGGGCTGTGCTCGTACCTGGTGCTGACGCGCGAGGCGCGCCTGGGCCTGAACGGGCCGCAGGTGATCGAGCAGGAAGCCGGCGTGGCCGAATTCGATGCGCGCAACCGCGCCCTGGTCTGGGGTCTCACCGGCGGCGAGCAGCGCCACGCCACCGGGCTGGCCGATGCCTGCGTGGACGACGACAGCGGCGCCATCCGCGCCATCGTCGCCGCCCTGTTCGCACGCGGGGTGCCGGCGCAGCACCGCAGCCAGCAGGCGGATGTCTACCTGGCCGCCCTGGCGCGGGCCGCTACCGAAGAACAGCCGACGCCGGCATCGGTCCGCGCCGTCTACCCGGGAGAAGCATGA
- a CDS encoding malonate decarboxylase subunit delta, producing MEKLAFSFGAGQAARSRTVTGVVSSGDLEVLLEPGADGRTTVAVQTSVDGYGATWTALLERVFGAGALPAARIEINDNGATPGVVRMRIEQAFEEAQQMGAAS from the coding sequence ATGGAGAAACTGGCATTCTCGTTCGGCGCCGGCCAAGCGGCGCGCTCGCGCACGGTGACCGGCGTGGTCAGCTCGGGCGACCTGGAAGTGCTGCTGGAACCGGGCGCCGACGGCCGCACTACGGTGGCGGTGCAGACCTCGGTGGACGGCTACGGCGCCACCTGGACGGCGCTGCTGGAACGCGTGTTCGGCGCCGGCGCCCTGCCGGCGGCGCGCATCGAGATCAACGACAACGGCGCGACGCCGGGCGTGGTGCGCATGCGCATCGAGCAGGCCTTCGAAGAAGCACAGCAGATGGGAGCGGCATCATGA
- a CDS encoding triphosphoribosyl-dephospho-CoA synthase: protein MTALIPMVTASGAGTARSAPADALAERLADLAVAALVDEALLTPKPGLVDLRGGGAHADMRWMLMCRSAWALRPAFLDMARAGAAVDDLPALRRRIGAIGRAAEGAMMAATGGVNTHRGAIWALGLLVTAAARYALHGAANGAGPARETTATKTAMHDTATGIARLAGRLARIDDPGAPAHTGNKGELACRVHGVGGARGQARAGFPAVTGHALPMLRSARARGDAEPQARVNALLAVMAGLDDTCLLARGGAAALHAAQTGARRVLARGGMAAPNGRRAFAALEARLRRLHVSPGGAADLLAAALLLDRLDTARIDAAGRRTYPGREREVDDDDWQARARREEAHGEPCNDEQRGTRLSGASATTGSLLG from the coding sequence ATGACGGCGCTGATTCCGATGGTCACGGCGAGCGGCGCCGGAACGGCGCGCAGCGCGCCGGCCGATGCCCTGGCCGAGCGGCTGGCGGACCTGGCGGTGGCGGCGCTGGTCGACGAGGCGCTGCTGACGCCGAAGCCCGGCCTGGTCGACCTGCGCGGCGGCGGCGCCCACGCCGACATGCGCTGGATGCTGATGTGCCGCTCGGCGTGGGCGCTGCGCCCGGCCTTTCTCGACATGGCCCGCGCCGGCGCCGCCGTCGACGACTTGCCCGCGCTGCGGCGCCGCATCGGCGCCATCGGCCGCGCGGCGGAAGGCGCGATGATGGCGGCCACCGGCGGCGTCAATACCCACCGCGGCGCGATCTGGGCGCTGGGCCTGCTGGTGACGGCAGCGGCGCGTTACGCGCTGCATGGTGCCGCCAACGGCGCCGGCCCCGCCCGCGAGACGACGGCTACCAAGACCGCAATGCACGACACGGCCACCGGCATCGCCCGGCTGGCCGGCCGCCTGGCGCGCATCGACGATCCCGGCGCGCCGGCGCACACCGGCAACAAGGGCGAGCTGGCCTGCCGCGTCCACGGCGTGGGTGGCGCCCGCGGCCAGGCGCGCGCCGGCTTCCCGGCGGTGACCGGGCACGCGCTGCCGATGCTGCGTTCGGCGCGCGCCCGCGGCGACGCCGAGCCGCAGGCGCGCGTGAATGCCCTGCTGGCGGTGATGGCCGGCCTGGACGACACCTGCCTGCTGGCGCGCGGCGGCGCCGCCGCCCTGCATGCGGCGCAGACGGGCGCGCGGCGGGTCTTGGCGCGCGGCGGCATGGCGGCGCCCAACGGACGCCGCGCCTTCGCCGCGCTGGAGGCGCGCCTGCGCCGGCTGCACGTATCGCCCGGCGGCGCGGCCGACCTGCTGGCGGCGGCGCTGCTGCTCGATCGACTGGACACCGCGCGCATCGACGCTGCCGGGCGAAGAACCTATCCCGGTAGGGAGAGGGAAGTTGATGACGATGACTGGCAAGCGCGGGCAAGGCGCGAGGAGGCGCATGGCGAGCCATGCAACGACGAGCAACGCGGCACCCGCTTGTCAGGCGCGTCAGCAACGACCGGTTCCCTGCTGGGATAG
- the mdcA gene encoding malonate decarboxylase subunit alpha — protein sequence MGSSNPAQAAAPARRWDTRRQEKRRRLDAVRHLADGAVLPADRLAEALESLVVSGDRVVLEGNNQKQADFLARALVRVDPERVNRLHMIMPSVSLPEHLDLFERGIASKLDFAYAGAQSLRISQFLQDGTLQVGALHTYIELYARLYVDLAPNVVMVAGYKADRAGNLYTGPSTEDTPALVEAAAFRDGIVIAQVNQIVDDPQDLPRVDVPGSWIDFVVQSDKPFYIEPLFTRDPRLVKPVHVLMAMMAIRGVYERHQVQSLNHGIGFNTAAIELLLPTYGARLGLKNKICRNWTLNPHPTLIPAIESGWVESVYCFGAELGMEAYTAARPDIFFTGRDGSMRSNRAFCQLAGQYAVDLFIGSTLQMDGLGNSSTVTHGRLTGFGGAPNMGHDPHGRRHATPAWLDLVDGGTDGGGIDPLARGKKLVVQMVETFQDGTAPTIVESLDAVEVGKASGMPLAPIMIYGDDVTHVLTEEGIAYLYKARSLEERKAMLAAVAGVTPIGLRHDPAATARLRRDGLVALPEDIGVQRAEATRSLLAAKSIGELVDWSGGLYQPPAKFRSW from the coding sequence ATGGGAAGCTCGAACCCCGCGCAAGCGGCGGCCCCGGCGCGCCGCTGGGACACCCGGCGCCAGGAAAAGCGCCGGCGCCTGGACGCGGTGCGCCACCTGGCCGACGGCGCGGTCCTGCCCGCCGACCGCCTGGCCGAAGCGCTGGAATCGCTGGTGGTCAGCGGCGACCGCGTGGTCCTGGAGGGGAACAACCAGAAGCAGGCCGACTTCCTGGCGCGCGCGCTGGTGCGGGTCGATCCCGAGCGGGTCAACCGGCTGCACATGATCATGCCCAGCGTCAGCCTGCCGGAACACCTGGACCTGTTCGAGCGCGGCATCGCCAGCAAGCTGGATTTCGCCTATGCCGGCGCGCAGAGCCTGCGCATCTCGCAGTTCCTGCAGGACGGTACCCTGCAGGTCGGCGCGCTGCACACCTACATCGAGCTGTATGCGCGCCTGTACGTCGACCTGGCGCCGAACGTGGTGATGGTGGCCGGCTACAAGGCCGACCGCGCCGGCAACCTGTACACCGGTCCCAGCACCGAGGACACGCCGGCGCTGGTGGAAGCGGCGGCCTTCCGCGACGGCATCGTGATCGCCCAGGTCAACCAGATCGTCGACGACCCGCAGGACCTGCCGCGCGTGGACGTGCCGGGCTCGTGGATCGACTTCGTGGTGCAGTCGGATAAACCGTTTTATATCGAGCCGCTGTTCACGCGCGACCCGCGCCTGGTCAAGCCGGTGCACGTGCTGATGGCGATGATGGCGATCCGCGGCGTGTACGAGCGCCACCAGGTGCAGTCGCTGAACCACGGCATCGGCTTCAACACCGCGGCGATCGAACTGCTGCTGCCGACCTACGGCGCACGCCTCGGCCTGAAAAACAAGATCTGCCGCAACTGGACGCTGAACCCGCACCCGACCCTGATCCCGGCGATCGAGTCCGGCTGGGTCGAGAGCGTATACTGCTTCGGCGCCGAACTCGGCATGGAAGCTTACACCGCGGCGCGTCCCGACATCTTCTTCACCGGGCGCGACGGCTCGATGCGCTCGAACCGCGCCTTTTGCCAGCTGGCCGGCCAGTACGCGGTCGACCTGTTCATCGGCTCGACGCTGCAGATGGACGGCCTGGGCAACTCGTCGACCGTGACCCACGGGCGCCTGACCGGCTTCGGCGGCGCGCCCAACATGGGCCACGATCCGCACGGCCGCCGCCACGCCACGCCGGCCTGGCTCGACCTGGTGGATGGCGGTACCGACGGCGGCGGCATCGACCCGCTGGCGCGCGGCAAGAAGCTGGTGGTGCAGATGGTCGAGACCTTCCAGGACGGCACCGCGCCGACCATCGTCGAATCGCTCGACGCGGTCGAGGTGGGAAAAGCGTCCGGCATGCCGCTGGCGCCCATCATGATCTACGGCGACGACGTCACCCACGTGCTGACCGAGGAAGGCATCGCCTACCTGTACAAGGCGCGCTCGCTGGAAGAGCGCAAGGCGATGCTGGCGGCGGTGGCCGGGGTGACGCCGATCGGCCTGCGCCACGATCCCGCCGCCACCGCGCGACTGCGCCGCGACGGGCTGGTGGCGCTGCCGGAAGACATCGGCGTGCAGCGCGCCGAGGCCACGCGCTCGCTGCTGGCGGCCAAGAGCATCGGCGAGCTGGTCGACTGGTCGGGCGGGCTGTACCAGCCGCCGGCCAAGTTCAGGAGCTGGTGA
- a CDS encoding LysR family transcriptional regulator, with amino-acid sequence MIDEEITLKKLEVFLAFMRLHSLARVSEEVGQSTVSVHRALHSLEEGLRCPLFRREGRNLAPLPAAFVFARHVQRAVAETEEGIRQARELAGVEGRRLKIGSLYSLTLRCIPQLLMGLKLRRPELQVDLTLGSNQELQQGLEEGRLDAIVIGLQAPLDEARADARFLNVPLFEDEVRLAAPLGSPYAGRDHVDLRDLRGEKFITLGSGFVTAHSFDHAFQQAGYVPETVLRVSDIFSLINLVAGGMGYSLLPGRVAGFSSRIDLIPLDARYASRQAITLLLSTARERDPNLLALAAECRMYGVKREALPG; translated from the coding sequence ATGATCGACGAAGAAATCACGCTGAAAAAACTCGAGGTGTTCCTGGCCTTCATGCGCCTGCACAGCCTGGCGCGCGTGTCCGAGGAAGTCGGGCAGAGCACGGTCAGCGTGCACCGCGCGCTGCATTCGCTGGAAGAAGGCTTGCGCTGTCCGCTGTTCCGGCGCGAGGGGCGCAACCTGGCGCCGCTGCCGGCCGCCTTCGTGTTCGCCAGGCACGTCCAGCGCGCGGTGGCCGAGACCGAGGAAGGCATCCGCCAGGCGCGCGAACTGGCCGGCGTGGAAGGCCGGCGCCTCAAGATAGGCTCGCTGTATTCGCTGACGCTGCGCTGCATTCCGCAACTGCTGATGGGCTTGAAGCTGCGCCGCCCGGAACTGCAGGTGGACCTCACGCTGGGCTCGAACCAGGAATTGCAGCAGGGGCTGGAAGAAGGTCGGCTGGACGCGATCGTGATCGGCCTGCAGGCGCCGCTCGACGAGGCGCGCGCCGATGCGCGTTTCCTGAACGTGCCGCTGTTCGAGGACGAGGTGCGCCTGGCCGCGCCGCTCGGCTCGCCGTACGCCGGCCGCGACCACGTCGACCTGCGCGACCTGCGCGGCGAAAAGTTCATTACCCTGGGCAGCGGCTTCGTCACCGCCCACAGCTTCGACCACGCGTTCCAGCAGGCCGGCTACGTGCCGGAGACCGTCCTGCGCGTGAGCGACATCTTTTCGCTGATCAACCTGGTGGCCGGCGGCATGGGCTACAGCCTGCTGCCCGGCCGCGTGGCCGGCTTCAGCAGCCGCATCGACCTGATCCCGCTGGATGCGCGCTATGCGTCGCGCCAGGCGATCACGCTGCTGCTGTCGACGGCGCGCGAGCGCGATCCGAATTTGCTCGCGCTGGCGGCGGAGTGCCGGATGTATGGGGTGAAGCGGGAGGCGTTGCCGGGGTGA
- a CDS encoding YdcF family protein — protein MPDADLQRIADYMMPAFPPAPSDLGFLFGTRHGVDAFCEAAISLWNEGMFGRLLVSGGATAGIAQAEAEVIAGRLLRLGMPESALILESAATNTGENVRFGRAAVAAATDLAAIRSVVLIGKVCSARRYLMTMQRHWPGLRMSLCAVNYFGVPAARWHEDEAFRARILGEFGKIPGYLAQGFLAEVDGCAPYPASR, from the coding sequence ATGCCGGACGCCGACCTGCAGCGCATCGCCGACTACATGATGCCGGCCTTTCCGCCGGCGCCGTCGGACCTCGGCTTCCTGTTCGGCACGCGCCACGGCGTGGACGCGTTCTGCGAAGCGGCCATCTCGCTCTGGAACGAGGGCATGTTCGGGCGCCTGCTGGTCTCTGGCGGGGCGACCGCCGGCATCGCCCAAGCCGAGGCCGAGGTCATCGCCGGACGGCTGCTGCGGCTCGGCATGCCCGAGTCCGCCCTGATCCTGGAAAGCGCCGCCACCAACACCGGCGAGAACGTGCGCTTCGGCCGCGCCGCGGTGGCTGCCGCCACCGATCTCGCCGCCATCCGCAGCGTGGTCCTGATCGGCAAGGTCTGCTCGGCGCGGCGCTACCTGATGACCATGCAGCGCCACTGGCCGGGCTTGCGCATGTCGCTGTGCGCCGTGAACTATTTCGGCGTGCCGGCCGCGCGCTGGCACGAGGACGAGGCGTTCCGGGCGCGCATCCTGGGGGAATTCGGCAAGATTCCGGGGTATCTGGCGCAGGGGTTCCTGGCCGAAGTCGACGGCTGCGCTCCCTATCCGGCTTCCCGATAG
- a CDS encoding PEP-CTERM sorting domain-containing protein (PEP-CTERM proteins occur, often in large numbers, in the proteomes of bacteria that also encode an exosortase, a predicted intramembrane cysteine proteinase. The presence of a PEP-CTERM domain at a protein's C-terminus predicts cleavage within the sorting domain, followed by covalent anchoring to some some component of the (usually Gram-negative) cell surface. Many PEP-CTERM proteins exhibit an unusual sequence composition that includes large numbers of potential glycosylation sites. Expression of one such protein has been shown restore the ability of a bacterium to form floc, a type of biofilm.), translating to MKHTIKFACATLACLAGASAQAGGISDVGVNAYWGSDSHNLGDVIGGSVYDIQGATITRAGTVLTIAIATSFAGHAGVESTQARNGIGYGDVFLADTWNPYGTDSHHEKDNASNGTLWDYGFSLDNRWSNTGGTFKLYQLNGATNAANIKNSESFMSCALGSACYYRNGQATAVNTASKTVKDTGLTGTWSVTADKALTFTINLASSELLNYSSFAMHWGETCQNDVIEGVTTVVPAPGSAALLAIGLGGLLVARRRRRA from the coding sequence TTGAAACACACGATCAAGTTCGCTTGCGCCACCCTCGCCTGCCTGGCCGGCGCTTCGGCCCAGGCCGGCGGCATCAGCGACGTCGGCGTCAACGCCTACTGGGGCTCGGACAGCCACAACCTGGGCGACGTCATCGGCGGCAGCGTCTACGACATCCAGGGCGCCACCATCACCCGCGCCGGCACCGTGCTGACGATCGCCATCGCCACCAGCTTCGCCGGCCACGCCGGCGTCGAATCGACCCAGGCGCGCAACGGCATCGGCTACGGCGACGTGTTCCTGGCCGACACCTGGAACCCGTACGGCACCGACAGCCACCACGAAAAGGACAACGCGTCCAACGGCACGCTGTGGGACTACGGCTTCAGCCTGGACAACCGCTGGAGCAACACCGGCGGCACCTTCAAGCTGTACCAGCTGAACGGCGCCACCAACGCCGCCAACATCAAGAATTCGGAATCCTTCATGAGCTGCGCGCTCGGCAGCGCCTGCTATTACCGCAACGGCCAGGCCACCGCGGTGAACACGGCCTCGAAGACGGTCAAGGACACCGGCCTGACCGGCACCTGGTCGGTCACCGCCGACAAGGCGCTGACCTTCACCATCAACCTGGCCTCGTCCGAACTGCTGAACTACAGCTCGTTCGCGATGCACTGGGGCGAGACCTGCCAGAACGACGTGATCGAAGGCGTGACCACGGTGGTGCCGGCACCGGGCAGCGCGGCGCTGCTGGCGATCGGCCTGGGCGGCCTGCTGGTCGCACGGCGGCGCCGCCGCGCCTGA